In Chrysemys picta bellii isolate R12L10 chromosome 3, ASM1138683v2, whole genome shotgun sequence, a single genomic region encodes these proteins:
- the LATS1 gene encoding serine/threonine-protein kinase LATS1 isoform X1, with protein sequence MKRSEKPEGYRQMRPKTFPASNYTGSSRQMLQEIRESLRNLPKPSDAAKAEHNMGKMSVEDPRQGRNPPKFVTYHKALQEIRNSLLPFANETSSSARGTSEINRQMLQDLQAAGFDEDMVVRALRQTNSRSIEAAIEFISKMSYQDPRREQMAAAAARPVNAGMKPPAGSVQQSVNRKQSWKGSKESLVPQRHGPPLGDSVAYRSESPSSQSDVGRPLSGSGLAAFAQAHPGNGQRVNPPPPPQVRSVTPPPPPPRGQTPPPRGTTPPPPSWEPNAQTKRYSGSMEYMISRISPVPPGAWQDGYPPPPMNPSPISSSTQGQRGINSVPLGRQPIIMQSSANSKFSFPSGRAGMQNGNCQTDFMVHQNVVSGNSVNRQPPPPYPISPTNRQSPTALQMQAGGSVPPSAYTNGNIPQSMMVPNRNSHNMELYNINLPGIPMSWSQPSSAPPQSPPGSGHEIPTWQPNIPVRSNSFNNPHGNRQSHSSSSQPSATTVTAITPAPIQQPVKSMRVLKPELQTALAPTHPSWMPQPMQAVQPVPFSESPSTNMAVMSPVAEAPNYQGPPPPYPKHLLHQNPSVSPYETGTKPSKEDHSSLSKEEESEKSNECVDGTDKEKKQITTSPVPVRKNKRDEERRESRIQSYSPQAFKFFMEQHVENILKSHQQRLHRKKQLENEMMRVGLSQDAQDQMRKMLCQKESNYIRLKRAKMDKSMFVKIKTLGIGAFGEVCLARKVDTNALYATKTLRKKDVLLRNQVAHVKAERDILAEADNEWVVRLYYSFQDKDNLYFVMDYIPGGDMMSLLIRMGVFPENLARFYIAELTCAVESVHKMGFIHRDIKPDNILIDRDGHIKLTDFGLCTGFRWTHDSKYYQSGDHSRQDSMDFSNEWGDPANCRCGDRLKPLERRAARQHQRCLAHSLVGTPNYIAPEVLLRTGYTQLCDWWSVGVILFEMLVGQPPFLAQTPLETQMKVINWQTALHIPPQAKLTPEASDLIIKLCRGPEDRLGKNGTDEIKAHPFFKAIDFSSDLRQQTASYVPKITHPTDTSNFDPVDPDKLWSDDKEGNVNDTLNGWYKNGKHPEHAFYEFTFRRFFDDNGYPYNYPKPIEYEYNNPQNLEQQSDDDDEQAGKGVQNRDLVYV encoded by the exons ATGAAGAGAAGTGAGAAGCCGGAAGGATATAGACAAATGAGGCCTAAGACTTTTCCTGCTAGTAACTACACTGGCAGCAGCCGGCAAATGTTACAAGAAATACGAGAGAGCCTTAGGAATTTGCCTAAGCCCTCAGATGCTGCTAAGGCTGAGCACAATATGGGTAAAATGTCAGTTGAAGATCCCAGACAAGGCCGAAATCCCCCCAAATTTGTAACATACCATAAAGCTTTGCAAGAAATTCGAAACTCCCTGCTGCCTTTTGCAAACGAAACCAGCTCCTCGGCCAGGGGAACATCTGAAATCAATCGACAAATGCTACAAGACTTACAGGCTGCTGGGTTTGATGAG GATATGGTTGTACGAGCTCTTAGGCAAACTAACAGCCGTAGTATAGAAGCAGCAATTGAATTCATAAGTAAAATGAGCTACCAAGATCCTCGTCGAGAGCAgatggctgcagcagcagccagacCTGTTAATGCAGGCATGAAACCACCAG cAGGTAGTGTGCAGCAATCAGTTAACCGCAAACAGAGCTGGAAAGGTTCTAAAGAGTCCTTGGTACCTCAGAGACATGGCCCTCCATTGGGAGATAGTGTAGCTTATCGTTCAGAAAGTCCAAGTTCTCAGTCAGATGTAGGAAGGCCCTTATCTGGTTCTGGATTAGCAGCATTTGCTCAGGCTCATCCTGGCAATGGACAAAGAGTGAATCCACCACCTCCACCACAAGTAAGGAGTGTtactccccctcctccacctccaagAGGGCAGACTCCTCCACCAAGGGGAACAACTCCTCCACCTCCTTCCTGGGAACCAAATGCTCAAACAAAACGTTATTCTGGAAGCATGGAATATATGATCTCTCGCATTTCTCCAGTACCACCAGGAGCATGGCAGGATGGCTATCCGCCCCCACCAATGAATCCGTCACCCATAAGTTCTTCTACGCAGGGACAAAGAGGCATTAATTCTGTTCCACTTGGCAGGCAACCAATAATCATGCAGAGTTCTGCCAATAGCAAGTTTAGTTTTCCATCAGGAAGAGCTGGAATGCAAAATGGCAATTGTCAGACTGATTTCATGGTTCATCAGAATGTTGTATCTGGGAACTCGGTCAATCGTCAGCCACCCCCTCCGTACCCAATATCCCCAACTAACAGGCAAAGTCCTACAGCATTGCAGATGCAAGCAGGAGGATCTGTTCCTCCTTCAGCATACACCAATGGAAATATTCCTCAGTCCATGATGGTGCCAAATAGAAACAGCCACAACATGGAACTTTACAATATAAATCTACCTGGAATACCAATGTCCTGGTCACAGCCTTCATCTGCTCCACCCCAATCACCACCTGGCAGTGGACATGAAATCCCTACATGGCAACCCAACATTCCAGTAAGATCAAATTCTTTCAATAACCCTCATGGAAATAGACAGAGTCACTCTAGCAGTTCTCAGCCTTCAGCCACCACAGTAACAGCTATAACCCCAGCTCCCATTCAGCAGCCAGTAAAAAGTATGCGAGTATTAAAGCCAGAGCTGCAGACTGCCTTAGCACCAACTCATCCTTCTTGGATGCCACAGCCAATGCAAGCTGTCCAACCAGTCCCCTTCTCTGAGAGTCCATCTACCAACATGGCGGTCATGTCACCTGTTGCAGAAGCTCCAAATTACCAAGGTCCTCCACCACCTTACCCAAAACACTTGCTACACCAGAATCCATCTGTCAGTCCATATGAGACAGGAACCAAACCTAGCAAAGAAGATCATTCCAGTTTATCTAAGGAAGAAGAGAGTGAAAAGAGTAATGAATGTGTTGATGGgacagataaagaaaaaaaacaaataacaaCCTCACCTGTTCCTGTTAGGAAAAATAAGAGAGATGAAGAGCGAAGGGAGTCTCGCATTCAAAGCTATTCTCCTCAGGCCTTTAAATTCTTCATGGAGCAACATGTGGAAAACATACTCAAGTCTCATCAGCAACGATTGCATCGTAAGAAACAACTAGAGAATGAAATGATGCGG GTTGGGTTGTCCCAAGATGCCCAGGATCAAATGAGAAAAATGCTGTGCCAGAAGGAATCTAACTACATTCGTCTCAAAAGGGCTAAAATGGACAAATCAATGTTTGTAAAAATTAAGACTCTAGGCATTGGGGCATTTGGAGAGGTCTGTCTAGCAAGGAAAGTGGACACTAATGCTTTATATGCAACAAAAACCCTGCGGAAGAAAGATGTGCTGCTTCGGAACCAAGTTGCTCATGTTAAAGCTGAGCGGGATATCCTTGCAGAGGCTGACAATGAGTGGGTGGTTCGCCTGTACTATTCATTCCAAGATAAGGACAATTTGTACTTTGTAATGGATTACATTCCAGGAGGTGATATGATGAGCCTATTAATTAGAATGGGTGTCTTCCCAGAAAATCTGGCACGGTTCTATATAGCAGAGCTGACCTGTGCAGTTGAAAGTGTTCACAAGATGGGCTTCATTCACAGAGACATTAAACCTGATAACATTTTGATTGATCGTGATGGTCATATTAAACTGACTGACTTCGGGCTTTGTACAGGTTTTCGATGGACGCATGATTCCAAATACTATCAGAGTG GTGACCATTCACGTCAAGACAGCATGGATTTCAGTAATGAATGGGGTGATCCAGCAAACTGCAGATGTGGAGACAGGCTTAAGCCACTTGAGCGTAGGGCAGCGCGTCAGCATCAGCGTTGTTTGGCACATTCACTTGTTGGCACACCTAATTACATTGCACCAGAAGTACTCTTACGAACAG GATATACACAACTGTGCGATTGGTGGAGTGTTGGAGTAATTCTCTTTGAAATGTTGGTGGGGCAGCCTCCCTTCCTGGCACAAACACCACTGGAAACACAAATGAAG GTTATCAATTGGCAAACAGCTCTTCACATCCCACCTCAAGCTAAATTGACTCCAGAGGCTTCTGACCTTATTATCAAACTCTGCCGAGGGCCAGAAGACCGCTTAGGCAAGAATGGTACAGATGAAATAAAAGCTCATCCATTTTTTAAAGCTATTGATTTTTCAAGTGATCTACGACAGCAGACTGCTTCATATGTTCCTAAAATTACACATCCCACAGACACATCCAATTTTGACCCAGTTGATCCCGATAAGTTATGGAGTGATGATAAGGAAGGGAATGTAAATGACACACTTAATGGGTGGTACAAAAATGGGAAACATCCTGAACATGCTTTTTATGAGTTCACATTTCGAAGGTTTTTTGACGACAATGGCTACCCATACAACTACCCCAAACCCATTGAATATGAATACAATAATCCACAAAACTTGGAGCAGCAATCAGATGACGATGATGAGCAGGCAGGCAAAGGGGTTCAAAATCGTGATCTAGTTTATGTTTAG
- the LATS1 gene encoding serine/threonine-protein kinase LATS1 isoform X2: protein MKRSEKPEGYRQMRPKTFPASNYTGSSRQMLQEIRESLRNLPKPSDAAKAEHNMGKMSVEDPRQGRNPPKFVTYHKALQEIRNSLLPFANETSSSARGTSEINRQMLQDLQAAGFDEDMVVRALRQTNSRSIEAAIEFISKMSYQDPRREQMAAAAARPVNAGMKPPGSVQQSVNRKQSWKGSKESLVPQRHGPPLGDSVAYRSESPSSQSDVGRPLSGSGLAAFAQAHPGNGQRVNPPPPPQVRSVTPPPPPPRGQTPPPRGTTPPPPSWEPNAQTKRYSGSMEYMISRISPVPPGAWQDGYPPPPMNPSPISSSTQGQRGINSVPLGRQPIIMQSSANSKFSFPSGRAGMQNGNCQTDFMVHQNVVSGNSVNRQPPPPYPISPTNRQSPTALQMQAGGSVPPSAYTNGNIPQSMMVPNRNSHNMELYNINLPGIPMSWSQPSSAPPQSPPGSGHEIPTWQPNIPVRSNSFNNPHGNRQSHSSSSQPSATTVTAITPAPIQQPVKSMRVLKPELQTALAPTHPSWMPQPMQAVQPVPFSESPSTNMAVMSPVAEAPNYQGPPPPYPKHLLHQNPSVSPYETGTKPSKEDHSSLSKEEESEKSNECVDGTDKEKKQITTSPVPVRKNKRDEERRESRIQSYSPQAFKFFMEQHVENILKSHQQRLHRKKQLENEMMRVGLSQDAQDQMRKMLCQKESNYIRLKRAKMDKSMFVKIKTLGIGAFGEVCLARKVDTNALYATKTLRKKDVLLRNQVAHVKAERDILAEADNEWVVRLYYSFQDKDNLYFVMDYIPGGDMMSLLIRMGVFPENLARFYIAELTCAVESVHKMGFIHRDIKPDNILIDRDGHIKLTDFGLCTGFRWTHDSKYYQSGDHSRQDSMDFSNEWGDPANCRCGDRLKPLERRAARQHQRCLAHSLVGTPNYIAPEVLLRTGYTQLCDWWSVGVILFEMLVGQPPFLAQTPLETQMKVINWQTALHIPPQAKLTPEASDLIIKLCRGPEDRLGKNGTDEIKAHPFFKAIDFSSDLRQQTASYVPKITHPTDTSNFDPVDPDKLWSDDKEGNVNDTLNGWYKNGKHPEHAFYEFTFRRFFDDNGYPYNYPKPIEYEYNNPQNLEQQSDDDDEQAGKGVQNRDLVYV, encoded by the exons ATGAAGAGAAGTGAGAAGCCGGAAGGATATAGACAAATGAGGCCTAAGACTTTTCCTGCTAGTAACTACACTGGCAGCAGCCGGCAAATGTTACAAGAAATACGAGAGAGCCTTAGGAATTTGCCTAAGCCCTCAGATGCTGCTAAGGCTGAGCACAATATGGGTAAAATGTCAGTTGAAGATCCCAGACAAGGCCGAAATCCCCCCAAATTTGTAACATACCATAAAGCTTTGCAAGAAATTCGAAACTCCCTGCTGCCTTTTGCAAACGAAACCAGCTCCTCGGCCAGGGGAACATCTGAAATCAATCGACAAATGCTACAAGACTTACAGGCTGCTGGGTTTGATGAG GATATGGTTGTACGAGCTCTTAGGCAAACTAACAGCCGTAGTATAGAAGCAGCAATTGAATTCATAAGTAAAATGAGCTACCAAGATCCTCGTCGAGAGCAgatggctgcagcagcagccagacCTGTTAATGCAGGCATGAAACCACCAG GTAGTGTGCAGCAATCAGTTAACCGCAAACAGAGCTGGAAAGGTTCTAAAGAGTCCTTGGTACCTCAGAGACATGGCCCTCCATTGGGAGATAGTGTAGCTTATCGTTCAGAAAGTCCAAGTTCTCAGTCAGATGTAGGAAGGCCCTTATCTGGTTCTGGATTAGCAGCATTTGCTCAGGCTCATCCTGGCAATGGACAAAGAGTGAATCCACCACCTCCACCACAAGTAAGGAGTGTtactccccctcctccacctccaagAGGGCAGACTCCTCCACCAAGGGGAACAACTCCTCCACCTCCTTCCTGGGAACCAAATGCTCAAACAAAACGTTATTCTGGAAGCATGGAATATATGATCTCTCGCATTTCTCCAGTACCACCAGGAGCATGGCAGGATGGCTATCCGCCCCCACCAATGAATCCGTCACCCATAAGTTCTTCTACGCAGGGACAAAGAGGCATTAATTCTGTTCCACTTGGCAGGCAACCAATAATCATGCAGAGTTCTGCCAATAGCAAGTTTAGTTTTCCATCAGGAAGAGCTGGAATGCAAAATGGCAATTGTCAGACTGATTTCATGGTTCATCAGAATGTTGTATCTGGGAACTCGGTCAATCGTCAGCCACCCCCTCCGTACCCAATATCCCCAACTAACAGGCAAAGTCCTACAGCATTGCAGATGCAAGCAGGAGGATCTGTTCCTCCTTCAGCATACACCAATGGAAATATTCCTCAGTCCATGATGGTGCCAAATAGAAACAGCCACAACATGGAACTTTACAATATAAATCTACCTGGAATACCAATGTCCTGGTCACAGCCTTCATCTGCTCCACCCCAATCACCACCTGGCAGTGGACATGAAATCCCTACATGGCAACCCAACATTCCAGTAAGATCAAATTCTTTCAATAACCCTCATGGAAATAGACAGAGTCACTCTAGCAGTTCTCAGCCTTCAGCCACCACAGTAACAGCTATAACCCCAGCTCCCATTCAGCAGCCAGTAAAAAGTATGCGAGTATTAAAGCCAGAGCTGCAGACTGCCTTAGCACCAACTCATCCTTCTTGGATGCCACAGCCAATGCAAGCTGTCCAACCAGTCCCCTTCTCTGAGAGTCCATCTACCAACATGGCGGTCATGTCACCTGTTGCAGAAGCTCCAAATTACCAAGGTCCTCCACCACCTTACCCAAAACACTTGCTACACCAGAATCCATCTGTCAGTCCATATGAGACAGGAACCAAACCTAGCAAAGAAGATCATTCCAGTTTATCTAAGGAAGAAGAGAGTGAAAAGAGTAATGAATGTGTTGATGGgacagataaagaaaaaaaacaaataacaaCCTCACCTGTTCCTGTTAGGAAAAATAAGAGAGATGAAGAGCGAAGGGAGTCTCGCATTCAAAGCTATTCTCCTCAGGCCTTTAAATTCTTCATGGAGCAACATGTGGAAAACATACTCAAGTCTCATCAGCAACGATTGCATCGTAAGAAACAACTAGAGAATGAAATGATGCGG GTTGGGTTGTCCCAAGATGCCCAGGATCAAATGAGAAAAATGCTGTGCCAGAAGGAATCTAACTACATTCGTCTCAAAAGGGCTAAAATGGACAAATCAATGTTTGTAAAAATTAAGACTCTAGGCATTGGGGCATTTGGAGAGGTCTGTCTAGCAAGGAAAGTGGACACTAATGCTTTATATGCAACAAAAACCCTGCGGAAGAAAGATGTGCTGCTTCGGAACCAAGTTGCTCATGTTAAAGCTGAGCGGGATATCCTTGCAGAGGCTGACAATGAGTGGGTGGTTCGCCTGTACTATTCATTCCAAGATAAGGACAATTTGTACTTTGTAATGGATTACATTCCAGGAGGTGATATGATGAGCCTATTAATTAGAATGGGTGTCTTCCCAGAAAATCTGGCACGGTTCTATATAGCAGAGCTGACCTGTGCAGTTGAAAGTGTTCACAAGATGGGCTTCATTCACAGAGACATTAAACCTGATAACATTTTGATTGATCGTGATGGTCATATTAAACTGACTGACTTCGGGCTTTGTACAGGTTTTCGATGGACGCATGATTCCAAATACTATCAGAGTG GTGACCATTCACGTCAAGACAGCATGGATTTCAGTAATGAATGGGGTGATCCAGCAAACTGCAGATGTGGAGACAGGCTTAAGCCACTTGAGCGTAGGGCAGCGCGTCAGCATCAGCGTTGTTTGGCACATTCACTTGTTGGCACACCTAATTACATTGCACCAGAAGTACTCTTACGAACAG GATATACACAACTGTGCGATTGGTGGAGTGTTGGAGTAATTCTCTTTGAAATGTTGGTGGGGCAGCCTCCCTTCCTGGCACAAACACCACTGGAAACACAAATGAAG GTTATCAATTGGCAAACAGCTCTTCACATCCCACCTCAAGCTAAATTGACTCCAGAGGCTTCTGACCTTATTATCAAACTCTGCCGAGGGCCAGAAGACCGCTTAGGCAAGAATGGTACAGATGAAATAAAAGCTCATCCATTTTTTAAAGCTATTGATTTTTCAAGTGATCTACGACAGCAGACTGCTTCATATGTTCCTAAAATTACACATCCCACAGACACATCCAATTTTGACCCAGTTGATCCCGATAAGTTATGGAGTGATGATAAGGAAGGGAATGTAAATGACACACTTAATGGGTGGTACAAAAATGGGAAACATCCTGAACATGCTTTTTATGAGTTCACATTTCGAAGGTTTTTTGACGACAATGGCTACCCATACAACTACCCCAAACCCATTGAATATGAATACAATAATCCACAAAACTTGGAGCAGCAATCAGATGACGATGATGAGCAGGCAGGCAAAGGGGTTCAAAATCGTGATCTAGTTTATGTTTAG